In Treponema primitia ZAS-2, a genomic segment contains:
- a CDS encoding tetratricopeptide repeat protein — MVRLATPALVGPTLVGKFPALLATQFPAHKRCRIFPVLIAFLLLSAAAAYGENSIALRLSPGAAIPLGDSVFVPGFGAAGLAEWAFSLKPQSRFFSGLRLGGGFFQIAVETGSPIVFTQGKLGLFFQWRALDRLSLWVEGNGGIFTYNYSWDDTADTRLRLGGSLGADFHLTPAIALYAAADYNWHSITPDSSLTTLGINLGVRLDLLELLRKETRVAGEKKTQESVFPVSYAWYENNPLASVRVTNQEPTAINDVQLSFYLERYMGQPTLFYTIPLLKPGESVEVPVTALFNEAMMDLTENITANASLRIDYRALSQVKQAELPLQMPIYHRNAMSWDDDRRAASFVSSQDPAAKFFARHVQSITDTRLRPFKGSPERIPRNIQYALGLFEALKVYGINYVIDPSSSYIELSENASSLDTLNYPYQTLYYRGGDCDDLSILFCSMLEVLGIDTAFITIPGHIYMAFDSGLTEEEGREQFFLPDDLIYQGGKAWVPLEITQTAAPFYQAWRTGAQEWRDAGSEGSFFPMQESWARYKPVSVSDAADKMPELPDEDSLIDAIEESLNIYAGFLIRPRTRELEGQIAASSSGIAMVRRNDLGGLYGKTGMLLNAETELSRIPSNAPVALNLGNIAFVRGHYDDAESLYRESLEREPENILARLGLARTCYEQGDYAGAEREYRYLQEANPELAEQYPYLGIWRETLGQPLSYSDRLVTTLWMDAQWQLETNRIAAEAAETEWLTEAEQTAVEQEEESPALAAFYRVVYGDSLVRIAQRGYIYGDWKQWRRIYEANKAAFPRRGDPDFILPGMILRIPSINGEKRSGTW; from the coding sequence GTGGTGCGCCTTGCAACGCCGGCTTTAGTCGGCCCGACTTTAGTCGGCAAGTTCCCCGCGCTACTTGCAACGCAGTTCCCCGCGCACAAACGCTGCCGGATTTTCCCTGTGCTTATCGCCTTTTTGCTGCTTAGCGCTGCCGCCGCCTATGGCGAAAACAGCATTGCCCTGCGGCTTTCCCCGGGCGCCGCCATTCCCTTGGGGGATAGCGTCTTTGTGCCCGGTTTCGGGGCCGCAGGCCTGGCGGAGTGGGCGTTCAGCCTGAAGCCCCAAAGCCGGTTTTTTTCGGGCCTACGGCTGGGGGGTGGGTTTTTCCAAATTGCCGTGGAAACCGGGTCCCCTATTGTTTTTACCCAGGGGAAGCTGGGGCTTTTTTTCCAGTGGCGCGCCCTGGACCGGCTCTCCCTCTGGGTGGAAGGAAACGGGGGTATCTTTACCTACAACTACTCCTGGGATGATACCGCCGACACCCGGCTGCGCCTGGGAGGGAGCCTGGGGGCGGATTTTCATCTTACCCCGGCTATAGCCCTCTATGCCGCCGCAGATTACAACTGGCACAGTATTACTCCCGACAGTTCCCTCACTACCCTGGGCATTAACCTGGGAGTACGCCTTGATCTGTTAGAATTACTGCGCAAGGAGACAAGGGTTGCCGGGGAAAAGAAAACCCAGGAGTCGGTATTTCCCGTTTCTTACGCCTGGTACGAAAATAACCCCCTAGCTTCCGTGCGGGTCACCAACCAGGAACCCACCGCTATAAACGATGTGCAGCTTTCTTTTTACCTGGAGCGGTACATGGGGCAGCCCACCCTGTTTTATACCATACCCCTTCTCAAGCCCGGGGAGTCTGTGGAGGTCCCGGTCACCGCCCTGTTTAATGAAGCCATGATGGACCTGACGGAGAACATCACCGCCAATGCGTCCCTGCGTATTGATTATCGGGCGCTGAGCCAGGTTAAGCAGGCGGAACTGCCCTTGCAAATGCCCATCTACCACCGGAACGCCATGAGCTGGGACGATGACCGCCGGGCCGCATCTTTTGTGTCATCCCAGGACCCGGCGGCAAAATTCTTTGCCCGGCATGTGCAGTCCATCACCGATACCCGGCTCAGGCCCTTTAAGGGCTCCCCGGAGCGTATCCCCCGGAATATCCAATACGCCCTGGGCCTCTTTGAGGCCCTCAAGGTCTACGGCATCAATTATGTCATTGATCCCTCAAGCTCCTATATTGAACTGTCGGAAAACGCAAGCAGCCTGGATACCCTGAACTATCCCTACCAGACCCTGTACTACCGGGGCGGGGACTGCGATGACCTGTCTATCCTGTTCTGTTCAATGCTGGAAGTATTGGGCATAGACACGGCGTTTATAACCATACCGGGACATATCTATATGGCCTTTGATTCAGGGCTCACCGAAGAAGAAGGGCGGGAACAATTTTTTCTCCCCGATGATTTGATTTACCAGGGGGGAAAAGCCTGGGTTCCCCTGGAGATAACCCAGACCGCCGCGCCCTTTTATCAGGCCTGGCGGACCGGGGCGCAGGAATGGCGGGACGCCGGATCAGAAGGCAGCTTCTTCCCCATGCAGGAATCCTGGGCCCGCTATAAGCCGGTAAGCGTCAGTGATGCTGCGGACAAGATGCCCGAGCTGCCCGATGAGGACAGCCTTATTGACGCCATCGAGGAATCCCTGAACATCTATGCCGGGTTTCTTATACGCCCCCGGACCCGGGAACTGGAAGGGCAGATCGCGGCCTCTTCATCGGGGATCGCCATGGTGCGGCGGAACGACTTGGGCGGCTTGTACGGAAAGACCGGGATGCTCCTCAATGCAGAAACCGAACTAAGCCGCATACCCTCAAACGCCCCGGTGGCGCTCAACCTGGGAAACATAGCTTTTGTGCGGGGCCACTATGATGACGCCGAAAGCCTGTACCGGGAAAGCCTGGAGCGGGAACCGGAAAACATCCTGGCCCGGCTCGGTCTGGCCCGGACCTGCTATGAGCAGGGGGACTATGCCGGGGCGGAACGGGAGTACCGGTATTTACAGGAAGCCAACCCGGAACTGGCGGAACAGTATCCCTACCTGGGAATCTGGCGGGAAACCCTGGGACAGCCCCTGAGCTACTCGGACCGCCTGGTAACAACCCTGTGGATGGATGCCCAATGGCAGCTGGAAACGAACAGAATAGCTGCGGAGGCTGCGGAAACGGAGTGGCTTACGGAGGCGGAGCAGACTGCGGTGGAGCAGGAAGAAGAATCACCCGCCCTGGCCGCCTTCTACCGGGTTGTCTATGGCGACAGCTTAGTTCGCATTGCCCAGCGGGGTTACATCTACGGCGATTGGAAACAGTGGAGACGTATTTATGAAGCCAACAAGGCCGCGTTCCCCCGCCGGGGCGATCCGGATTTCATACTGCCCGGTATGATCCTGCGTATCCCGTCAATCAACGGAGAGAAGCGCAGCGGGACATGGTAA
- a CDS encoding 4Fe-4S binding protein — protein sequence MENGDFIALIRDQVKTSSGNRLKPEAALRPELAGMPFFEEPVLGFAAADDPYFGELKKPGVIGDHFLLPREWLSGARTVVSVFFPHSEAVKKANRQTMEWPADEWLQARIEGQAFIEELCRYTAAFLKDSGFSCAIPCFDPRFKTGNPAIRDNTRQDFYTSNWSERHVAHVCGLGTFGLSRGLITPKGISGRLASFISDAQFAPTVRPYSGISDYCTRCGACVRNCPAGAITLEEGKNHPLCSAFLDRTKEKHRPRYGCGKCQSAVPCESGIPAMGHS from the coding sequence ATGGAGAACGGTGACTTTATTGCCCTTATCAGGGACCAGGTAAAAACGAGTTCGGGCAACCGGCTAAAACCGGAGGCTGCCCTCAGGCCGGAACTGGCGGGGATGCCCTTCTTTGAGGAGCCTGTCCTGGGTTTTGCGGCGGCGGATGATCCCTATTTTGGGGAGCTGAAAAAGCCTGGGGTAATCGGGGATCATTTTCTGCTGCCCCGGGAATGGCTGAGCGGCGCCCGGACCGTGGTATCGGTCTTTTTTCCCCACTCAGAGGCGGTAAAAAAGGCGAATCGCCAAACCATGGAATGGCCTGCCGATGAATGGCTCCAGGCTAGGATAGAGGGCCAGGCTTTTATTGAAGAACTCTGCCGGTACACCGCAGCCTTTCTGAAAGACTCAGGATTTTCCTGCGCCATCCCCTGTTTCGATCCCCGTTTTAAGACTGGAAACCCGGCAATCAGGGACAATACTCGTCAGGATTTCTACACCAGCAACTGGTCGGAACGCCATGTAGCCCATGTATGCGGCCTGGGAACCTTCGGCCTTTCCCGGGGACTGATCACCCCAAAGGGCATCTCCGGGCGTCTCGCCAGTTTTATTAGCGATGCGCAGTTTGCGCCTACGGTACGGCCCTATTCGGGGATCAGCGATTACTGTACCCGCTGCGGCGCCTGCGTCCGGAACTGTCCTGCGGGGGCCATTACTTTGGAGGAAGGAAAAAATCATCCCCTTTGCTCGGCATTTCTGGATCGTACCAAGGAAAAACACCGGCCCCGCTACGGGTGCGGTAAATGCCAGAGCGCCGTGCCCTGCGAGAGCGGGATACCGGCTATGGGCCATAGCTAA
- a CDS encoding BrnT family toxin, which translates to MNFEWDSEKDVKNVKIHKLSFSTAKLVFNDPERMERFDRNHSDHEARYQTLGMVDEVLFVVYTERDDITRIISARLADKDERRIYYGNSKGDFAGWTKAD; encoded by the coding sequence ATGAATTTTGAATGGGATTCGGAGAAGGACGTAAAAAACGTCAAAATTCATAAATTGTCTTTCTCCACCGCAAAATTGGTTTTTAATGATCCGGAACGTATGGAACGCTTTGACCGGAACCATAGTGACCATGAAGCGCGTTACCAGACTTTGGGTATGGTTGATGAGGTGCTTTTTGTGGTGTATACGGAACGGGATGACATTACCCGTATTATAAGCGCCCGATTAGCGGATAAGGATGAACGGAGGATTTATTATGGCAATAGTAAGGGAGACTTTGCAGGGTGGACAAAAGCCGACTAA
- a CDS encoding DUF362 domain-containing protein, producing MEKNEILVIYGKKIEEMAFSLAEAADLADLIRDRDRRIGLKPNLVVARPAADGATTHPEIARGLIRYLQKNGFQNLVILEGSWVGARTGEAFPCCGYTKLAQETGVELIDTQLDSSKPYDCKGMKIEICDSAMGVDFMINLPVMKGHCQTLMTCALKNNKGIMPDKEKRRFHTLGLDKPIAHLNTVAKNDFILVDGICGDLDFEEGGNPVYSGKLYAARDPVLCDAWTASQMGYRPEEIPYIGLAEGLGVGCGDPAKAVIRELSPPSSAIETTPSGKARQYASFIEEDQACSACYANLIFALSRMNHNELNRIKGKICIGQGFKGKPGKLGIGRCTLSCDASLKGCPPGGADIIAFLQKQV from the coding sequence ATGGAAAAGAACGAAATTTTAGTGATCTACGGCAAAAAAATTGAGGAAATGGCCTTCTCCCTGGCGGAAGCGGCGGATCTGGCGGACCTTATCCGGGACAGGGACCGCCGAATCGGGCTAAAACCGAATCTGGTAGTGGCCCGTCCGGCAGCAGATGGAGCCACTACCCATCCGGAGATTGCCCGGGGGCTTATCCGATATTTACAGAAAAATGGGTTCCAAAACCTGGTAATCCTGGAAGGTTCCTGGGTAGGCGCCCGGACCGGGGAAGCCTTTCCCTGCTGCGGCTACACCAAACTTGCCCAGGAAACCGGAGTGGAACTTATCGACACCCAGCTTGATTCTTCCAAGCCCTATGATTGTAAGGGGATGAAGATTGAAATCTGTGACAGCGCCATGGGGGTGGATTTTATGATCAACCTGCCGGTGATGAAGGGCCACTGCCAGACCCTTATGACCTGCGCACTGAAAAACAACAAGGGCATCATGCCGGACAAGGAAAAACGGCGTTTCCATACCCTGGGGCTCGATAAACCCATAGCCCACCTGAATACGGTGGCTAAAAACGACTTTATCCTGGTGGACGGGATATGCGGGGACCTGGATTTTGAGGAAGGGGGAAACCCGGTATATTCAGGAAAGCTTTACGCCGCCCGGGACCCGGTGCTCTGCGATGCCTGGACCGCCTCCCAGATGGGCTACCGACCCGAGGAGATCCCCTACATAGGTTTGGCCGAGGGCCTTGGGGTAGGATGCGGGGACCCGGCAAAGGCGGTGATCCGGGAACTTTCACCCCCTTCATCGGCAATAGAGACAACACCATCGGGCAAGGCGCGGCAATACGCTTCTTTTATAGAGGAAGATCAGGCATGCAGCGCCTGTTACGCCAACCTCATCTTTGCCCTTTCCCGGATGAACCATAATGAACTGAATCGCATTAAGGGAAAGATCTGCATAGGCCAGGGCTTTAAGGGAAAACCGGGAAAACTCGGAATAGGCCGCTGTACTCTTTCATGCGATGCTTCTTTGAAAGGCTGCCCTCCGGGGGGCGCAGATATTATCGCCTTCCTGCAGAAGCAGGTTTAG
- the glgP gene encoding alpha-glucan family phosphorylase produces MNISTYTIKPKLPNSLKPLEELARNLWLSWNFDAVQLYIRLDYDVWLQSQQSPVRTLGMVSQERLAEVAKDDSYLSALNEVYGRFLKYKKGETWYRGSRKDVVAYFSMEYGMDVSLPIYSGGLGMLSGDHMKTSSDMGLPLVGIGLLYRQGYFKQYLNADGFQQETYPENDWYNMPVERKNDKNGNPLKISVDLAGRVAVAQIWEVKVGRSFLYLLDTNIEENAQDFRNITSALYGGDKETRIQQEILLGIGGIRALRALGINPAATHMNEGHAAFLGLERVREIMVEKHFNFDEAREVVWPTNIFTTHTPVPAGNERFDIGLIEKYFRPWTQTLGISWKDFLGLGRERVYDDHEPFCMTVLALKMAAYANGVSKLHGEVSRIMWKGLWPNLPLEEIPISHVTNGVHPRTWVSNNMTDLLDRYFGTHFNDEPTDLAIWDRMDRISDEELWRTHERRRERLVAFARDRIRQNLKRNGAVERRIQKAEDALSPYVLTLAFARRFATYKRGNLLLRDPDRLLRLLRDKDRPIQLIFAGKAHPMDMPGKELIKEIIHFAEHHDVESRIIFLENYDMTMGHYLTAGADVWLNTPRRPLEASGTSGMKASMNGVLNCSILDGWWDEAYNPEVGWAIGRGEEYEDTKLQDEVESKALYDLLEREIIPLFYQRGRDGLPREWIKMMKTCMKEIGHSMSSHRMLMDYSNKFYFPALKNYRRLVKDDYTEAKSLAAYMTKLHQSWDSLKINKVESNSKPVMQRGDSLTVSATIELGALKPEDVLVELYHGTVSNQGNDITNARRTEMKPLGQQGNSYQYQVRIECADTGQQGHTVRILPKHEALVHPYRTGLIKWA; encoded by the coding sequence ATGAATATATCTACTTATACGATTAAACCGAAACTTCCTAATTCCCTTAAGCCTTTGGAAGAGCTTGCCCGCAATCTCTGGCTTTCCTGGAATTTCGACGCAGTTCAGCTCTATATCAGGCTGGATTACGATGTCTGGCTACAATCCCAGCAAAGTCCCGTCCGGACCTTGGGTATGGTCAGCCAGGAACGGCTGGCGGAAGTTGCCAAGGATGATTCGTATCTTTCCGCACTTAACGAGGTTTACGGTCGTTTTTTGAAGTATAAAAAAGGCGAAACCTGGTATAGGGGTTCACGGAAGGATGTGGTTGCCTATTTCTCCATGGAATACGGCATGGATGTGTCCCTGCCCATCTATTCAGGCGGCCTGGGTATGCTTTCCGGGGACCACATGAAAACCTCCTCCGACATGGGGCTGCCTCTGGTGGGCATCGGCCTCCTGTATCGGCAGGGCTATTTTAAGCAATACCTCAATGCCGATGGGTTTCAGCAGGAAACCTACCCGGAAAACGACTGGTATAACATGCCCGTGGAGCGGAAAAACGACAAAAACGGTAATCCTTTGAAAATTTCCGTAGATCTGGCGGGCCGTGTGGCGGTAGCCCAGATCTGGGAGGTCAAAGTAGGCCGCAGTTTCTTGTATCTGCTGGATACTAATATTGAAGAAAACGCCCAGGATTTCCGGAACATTACCTCCGCCCTCTATGGCGGGGACAAAGAAACTCGGATTCAGCAGGAAATACTCCTGGGTATCGGGGGCATACGGGCACTCCGGGCCCTGGGGATCAACCCTGCGGCTACCCACATGAACGAAGGCCATGCGGCTTTCCTGGGCCTGGAACGGGTCCGGGAAATCATGGTGGAAAAGCACTTTAACTTTGACGAAGCCCGGGAAGTGGTGTGGCCTACCAATATCTTTACCACCCATACCCCGGTTCCTGCGGGAAACGAGCGCTTTGATATCGGCCTTATCGAAAAATATTTCCGGCCCTGGACCCAAACCCTGGGCATTTCCTGGAAGGATTTCCTGGGCCTCGGCCGGGAACGGGTCTACGATGACCACGAGCCGTTCTGCATGACCGTCCTGGCTCTGAAAATGGCCGCCTATGCCAACGGGGTTTCCAAGCTCCACGGCGAGGTTTCCCGGATTATGTGGAAGGGTCTCTGGCCCAACCTTCCCCTGGAAGAAATACCTATCAGCCATGTAACCAACGGGGTGCATCCCCGGACCTGGGTTTCCAATAACATGACCGACCTCTTGGATCGGTATTTTGGCACCCACTTTAATGATGAACCTACAGATTTAGCAATCTGGGACCGCATGGACCGCATCTCCGATGAGGAACTATGGCGCACCCATGAGAGGCGCCGTGAACGGTTGGTTGCCTTTGCCCGGGACCGGATCAGGCAGAACCTCAAGCGCAACGGCGCAGTGGAACGGCGTATCCAGAAAGCTGAAGACGCCCTTTCTCCCTACGTGCTGACCCTGGCTTTTGCCCGCCGTTTCGCCACCTATAAGCGGGGTAACCTGCTGCTTCGTGACCCGGACCGGCTGCTTCGTCTCCTCAGGGACAAGGATCGGCCCATACAGCTGATTTTTGCCGGTAAAGCCCATCCCATGGACATGCCCGGCAAGGAACTGATTAAAGAGATCATCCACTTTGCGGAACACCACGATGTGGAAAGCCGGATCATTTTCCTGGAAAATTACGACATGACCATGGGCCACTACCTCACCGCCGGTGCAGACGTATGGCTCAATACCCCCCGCCGCCCTCTGGAAGCCTCGGGCACCAGCGGTATGAAGGCCTCCATGAACGGGGTCCTCAACTGCTCCATCCTGGACGGCTGGTGGGACGAAGCCTACAACCCCGAAGTGGGCTGGGCCATAGGCCGGGGCGAAGAATACGAGGATACAAAATTGCAGGACGAAGTGGAGAGCAAGGCCCTCTACGATCTCCTGGAACGGGAGATAATCCCCCTGTTCTACCAGCGCGGTCGTGACGGCCTGCCCCGTGAATGGATCAAGATGATGAAGACCTGTATGAAGGAAATCGGTCATTCCATGTCCAGCCATCGTATGCTCATGGATTATTCCAACAAGTTCTACTTCCCGGCCCTGAAGAACTACCGCCGCCTGGTCAAAGACGACTATACCGAGGCTAAATCCTTGGCAGCCTATATGACCAAGCTCCACCAGTCCTGGGACTCCCTGAAGATCAACAAGGTTGAATCCAACTCCAAACCGGTGATGCAGCGGGGGGATTCCCTCACTGTAAGCGCCACCATAGAGCTGGGCGCCCTGAAGCCCGAAGACGTTCTGGTAGAGCTGTACCACGGTACCGTATCCAACCAGGGCAACGATATTACCAATGCCCGGCGTACAGAAATGAAACCCTTAGGCCAGCAAGGCAACAGCTACCAGTATCAGGTGCGTATCGAATGCGCCGACACCGGCCAGCAGGGCCACACGGTCCGCATACTACCCAAGCATGAGGCTTTGGTCCATCCATATCGGACCGGGCTGATTAAGTGGGCGTAG
- a CDS encoding flavodoxin family protein, with protein sequence MPKIIGISGSPIPDSNTDRLIKHILEESVIENEWEAEFVKLSSITVAPCRACKRCVEDNICKVADDFPALAEKLRLADAVVIGGYIPYGMLDAFTKAFLERLWSMRHVHNLNKDKVFITVISGLSKQGRETALRLMAVELKMERVRHIAELQIEGNVPCLTCGHGDNCWGSGVPRHYPGAKASADLCVAVENQAVWGEASKIAEMVRGLGNRSS encoded by the coding sequence ATGCCAAAGATAATTGGAATATCAGGAAGCCCAATACCTGACAGCAATACCGATAGATTGATAAAACATATTTTGGAAGAAAGCGTAATAGAAAACGAATGGGAAGCTGAGTTTGTCAAATTGAGCAGTATAACTGTGGCGCCTTGCAGGGCGTGTAAACGTTGTGTTGAGGATAATATTTGTAAAGTGGCTGACGATTTTCCCGCTTTAGCGGAAAAGCTTCGTCTCGCAGATGCTGTTGTAATTGGCGGTTACATCCCCTATGGGATGCTGGATGCGTTTACCAAGGCGTTTCTTGAAAGGCTCTGGTCAATGCGGCACGTTCACAATTTGAACAAGGACAAAGTATTTATTACAGTTATATCCGGCTTGTCAAAACAGGGGCGTGAAACAGCATTACGCTTGATGGCCGTGGAGCTTAAAATGGAAAGAGTCCGGCATATAGCTGAACTTCAGATTGAGGGCAATGTCCCCTGTCTCACCTGCGGACATGGGGACAATTGTTGGGGCAGCGGTGTCCCCCGCCATTATCCGGGTGCAAAGGCATCCGCTGATTTGTGTGTTGCGGTTGAAAATCAGGCTGTTTGGGGAGAAGCGTCTAAAATTGCTGAAATGGTCCGTGGTCTTGGAAATCGATCAAGTTAG
- a CDS encoding PIN domain-containing protein produces the protein MSDDVAFLDTNVLIYAYSEDDLRKQNIAVNAIDTHKCIVSTHILNEFCNVCIKKLHYPIDQILESINEILHACALFMVNENTIKEALVIQDRYKYSYYDSLVIASALKCECTLLLSEDLQDSQKINNTTIKNIFI, from the coding sequence ATGAGCGATGATGTGGCATTTCTTGACACGAATGTACTGATTTACGCCTATTCGGAAGATGATTTACGTAAACAAAATATAGCGGTGAATGCAATTGATACGCATAAGTGTATCGTGAGTACTCACATTTTGAATGAGTTCTGCAATGTGTGTATCAAAAAATTGCATTATCCAATTGACCAAATCCTTGAAAGCATAAACGAAATTCTTCACGCATGCGCTCTATTTATGGTAAACGAAAATACTATTAAAGAAGCGCTTGTTATACAGGATCGTTACAAATATTCATATTATGATAGTCTTGTTATTGCTTCAGCTTTAAAATGCGAATGTACGCTTCTGTTAAGCGAAGATTTACAAGATAGTCAAAAAATCAACAATACTACCATTAAAAATATTTTCATATAA
- a CDS encoding MFS transporter, producing the protein MGKKGLSVKQKLGFGIFDLGGNMFFTLMGFWTLNFLTDTVGLAAALAGAAFMAGKVWDAVTDPLMGYISDRTLSRWGRRRPYLLFGALPMALALWFFFTKPGFTGTGSLVIWATLALALLNTAATVINIPYSSLTPELTDDYHERTSLNGYRFGCAIFGTILGAAAVQPLVSRFPPAARGFSMMGLILGAVMLFTTLLTFFGTRERPHTKADLPTEGVFATYKIVFTNKPFVLLLLAYGFHIMALTFLQSILVYYTRYVYNREDLTTLAMIILLLTAMVFIPISVLVSKRIGKKRTYQICFVIIASACLIIFALGHILGPNFFLGFMVYAGIGVGFSYVAPFAMVPDAIDFEAARSGERKEGAYYGMWTFVSKLGTALSAFLSGIILSLGGYIAGVDQGAGAIMAIRFLIGPIPAIIFIGALVVMQFYSLDEKAYQEIQAKEHKDAQVKKNAKTMTNCKE; encoded by the coding sequence ATGGGGAAAAAAGGCTTATCGGTCAAACAAAAACTGGGATTCGGCATCTTTGATCTGGGGGGTAATATGTTCTTTACCCTCATGGGCTTCTGGACCCTGAATTTCCTCACCGACACCGTAGGGCTTGCCGCCGCCCTGGCCGGGGCCGCCTTCATGGCCGGCAAAGTCTGGGACGCGGTGACCGACCCCCTGATGGGCTACATCAGCGACCGTACCCTGTCCCGCTGGGGCCGCCGCCGGCCCTACCTGCTCTTCGGCGCCCTGCCCATGGCGCTGGCCCTGTGGTTCTTTTTCACCAAGCCGGGCTTTACCGGGACAGGGTCCCTGGTTATCTGGGCAACCCTGGCCCTGGCGCTCCTCAACACTGCGGCCACGGTGATCAACATCCCCTACTCTTCCCTGACCCCGGAACTGACCGATGACTACCACGAGCGGACCAGCCTGAACGGCTACCGCTTCGGCTGCGCCATTTTCGGCACCATCCTGGGCGCCGCAGCAGTGCAGCCTCTGGTGAGCAGATTCCCTCCCGCTGCCCGGGGCTTCTCCATGATGGGCCTGATCCTGGGCGCAGTAATGCTGTTCACCACCCTGCTCACCTTTTTTGGAACCCGGGAGCGGCCCCACACCAAAGCTGACCTTCCCACGGAAGGGGTTTTTGCTACCTACAAGATAGTTTTTACCAACAAGCCCTTTGTACTTCTGCTTCTGGCCTACGGCTTCCACATCATGGCCCTGACCTTTCTCCAGAGCATACTGGTCTACTACACCCGTTACGTGTACAACCGGGAGGACCTGACCACCCTGGCCATGATCATACTCCTCCTTACTGCAATGGTCTTTATTCCCATTTCGGTTCTGGTTTCAAAGCGCATCGGGAAAAAGCGGACCTACCAGATCTGTTTTGTCATTATCGCCAGCGCCTGCCTGATTATCTTTGCCCTGGGTCATATTCTGGGGCCGAATTTTTTCCTGGGCTTCATGGTATACGCCGGCATAGGGGTGGGGTTCAGTTATGTGGCCCCCTTCGCCATGGTCCCGGACGCCATAGACTTTGAGGCCGCCCGCAGCGGAGAGCGGAAAGAAGGAGCCTATTACGGCATGTGGACCTTTGTCTCCAAACTGGGCACCGCCCTTTCAGCGTTCCTGTCGGGGATCATCCTCTCCCTGGGAGGCTACATAGCCGGGGTGGACCAGGGAGCGGGGGCAATCATGGCGATACGGTTCCTCATCGGGCCTATACCGGCGATAATCTTCATCGGCGCCCTGGTGGTGATGCAGTTTTATTCACTGGATGAGAAAGCTTACCAGGAGATACAGGCGAAGGAACACAAGGATGCGCAAGTAAAAAAAAACGCAAAAACAATGACAAACTGCAAAGAATAG
- a CDS encoding FKBP-type peptidyl-prolyl cis-trans isomerase, which yields MLKRFVFSLLIGTTALFACNAGGKSDNNASSGPSGTGDKDVGYAIGMFIGSEYKQQGQLSMITVDYDAFTRGFKDALEGNETAITLDQAIPLIQEAINVAVERAGRENREKETQFLEDNGKKAGIQRTPSGVQYEVITQGNGPKPSDTDTVLVNYEGAFIDGTVFDSSYTRGEPTEFSQTEMIPGWTEGLTLMNLGSTYRLFIPSALAFGEEGIPGLVPPNSVLIFKVELLEIITE from the coding sequence ATGTTAAAGAGATTTGTTTTTTCCCTGCTTATTGGAACTACCGCATTATTTGCTTGTAATGCCGGGGGTAAATCGGATAATAATGCATCTTCGGGCCCTTCCGGCACAGGGGATAAGGACGTAGGCTATGCGATAGGCATGTTTATTGGATCAGAGTATAAACAGCAGGGTCAACTATCCATGATTACCGTTGATTACGATGCCTTTACCCGGGGTTTTAAAGACGCCCTGGAAGGAAATGAGACCGCCATCACCTTGGACCAGGCTATTCCCCTGATTCAGGAGGCCATAAACGTGGCGGTAGAGCGGGCAGGCCGGGAAAACAGGGAAAAAGAAACCCAGTTTCTGGAGGATAACGGTAAAAAAGCCGGGATTCAGCGCACCCCTAGCGGTGTCCAGTACGAGGTCATCACCCAGGGAAACGGTCCCAAGCCATCGGATACTGACACAGTCCTGGTAAATTATGAGGGGGCCTTCATCGACGGCACGGTCTTTGACAGTTCCTACACCCGGGGAGAACCCACAGAGTTCAGCCAGACCGAGATGATCCCCGGCTGGACCGAGGGATTAACCCTGATGAACCTGGGCAGCACCTACCGCCTGTTCATCCCATCAGCCCTAGCCTTCGGAGAAGAGGGCATTCCCGGCCTGGTCCCTCCAAATTCGGTGCTGATCTTTAAGGTGGAACTTCTCGAGATTATAACGGAATAG
- a CDS encoding TraR/DksA family transcriptional regulator, with product MDQEFVTRMDKSLTALKTEIVSNLIASNEDFKEIVEGMDPKDLADIASDDIDRKMIEAIGSQELKRLKLIDSALTRIQQGKYGLCVKCGKRIPQDRLEAIPYALMCIECKTAEERRNR from the coding sequence ATGGACCAAGAATTCGTTACACGCATGGATAAATCCCTAACCGCGCTCAAGACGGAAATTGTCTCCAACCTCATAGCCAGTAATGAGGATTTTAAGGAAATCGTTGAGGGTATGGACCCCAAGGATCTGGCGGATATCGCTTCCGATGATATCGATCGTAAGATGATTGAAGCCATAGGTTCCCAGGAATTGAAGCGCCTGAAACTGATCGATTCCGCCTTGACCAGGATTCAGCAGGGTAAATACGGGCTCTGCGTAAAGTGTGGTAAACGTATACCCCAGGATCGCCTGGAAGCCATTCCCTACGCCCTGATGTGCATCGAATGTAAAACTGCGGAAGAACGGAGAAACAGGTAA